One window of Oscillibacter hominis genomic DNA carries:
- a CDS encoding YcxB family protein has translation MEVVTQYTLRDLIAFQRIYAKTLGRRKTLLMRGFYCLFGFLGLLSGCLLTYAEGRPSVLVGVELLVGALFLCAGIFYYRLTAWSAKRVMPKEVRTNTFLFGEEEITIRDELETSKLPYRVIKTWGESRELVALFFSDKHGLLLPKRDIPDPEALRAFLQEKLPCGRVDFDL, from the coding sequence ATGGAAGTTGTCACCCAGTATACGCTCCGGGACTTGATTGCCTTTCAGCGGATTTATGCCAAAACACTTGGCCGGCGCAAGACGCTGCTGATGCGTGGATTTTACTGCCTGTTCGGATTTTTGGGCCTGCTCAGCGGCTGCCTTTTGACCTATGCAGAGGGAAGACCTTCCGTACTGGTGGGGGTGGAACTGCTTGTCGGGGCGCTGTTCCTTTGCGCTGGGATTTTTTATTATCGCCTCACTGCCTGGAGCGCCAAACGGGTGATGCCCAAGGAGGTGCGGACCAACACCTTCCTCTTTGGGGAGGAGGAAATCACCATTCGGGATGAACTGGAGACCTCGAAGCTGCCCTATCGGGTCATCAAAACCTGGGGCGAGAGCCGTGAGCTGGTGGCCCTTTTCTTCAGCGATAAGCACGGGCTCCTGCTGCCGAAGCGGGATATCCCTGACCCGGAGGCCCTGCGGGCATTTTTGCAGGAAAAGCTCCCATGCGGG